In Lates calcarifer isolate ASB-BC8 linkage group LG4, TLL_Latcal_v3, whole genome shotgun sequence, a genomic segment contains:
- the LOC108896746 gene encoding uncharacterized protein LOC108896746 isoform X2, which produces MEEPAVQQEKIEGSWEGGHDGGKADWKSECSLSSLLKHSCLLCWSSPRDMDVEETDERVLAKATEIRELENAVAVENLELQEQQSDRKELEETLVKLERHKEKLVQQIKATRQLCYEESQQILSLQAEEVQKESQVEEYERELARARWRLRRLREEVKQAKQKVEEAGERNTPLQDSIRQSYEEILQEEHTLCSLSGGAVTPESQLEESASPADTTEDDPLPMRPWGRSQSLPAYADLIMRASGSSFCNNLADTREEADDSGSSSPKMDRSDIEDDPEEGEINNERRTEREKEECTINPNPLSQLDFYQADPFAHCQSDHDLFNEDLFPKTDSSDGFASDPFKGSNPFAADNFFPETNIGNDEGTGNVGDEVDTSLSCAENKASTGTQCFESEFPDEDSDIEISYSREDLDAIAVDDCHGFKPIQSSSEELGPEPIQGWRSQGQYSVESDPNGYELDLGAVSPPSDIEEHSLGSLAGEATTETPAGLEQGLSSDSAQMVPEQVLLKQDWTDDLEQSLSHDVPPTQGAEWVRNIKEETRNPATPQNSLDSQNLYIQPDSDQNRELSFDLSYEPTSQSSFDPYGFKLSPEHSSQTLLDPDEAELSPEPTENDLTFDPQPSPSQQDQLNFDPYRFDITSSQMVRDSDPYGFKLSPEEENQEVLDLCGHNNQAMDLCTYDNDKQVEPTNYSNQEVLEPRTHENQEVLEHCSHNNQELLDLCNNGNQEVLEPSSLDIMELVHNQNQELPILSYHDNQEVVEPYCSMSNEELLEPCNYGNQEVLEPCSYANQELLDFSHSQNQEVLDLDSYGNQELLDFSSKENQEVLVSDRHNQEFLQFSSSENQELLDVGSHDNQEVLNLLSKEVLSEANNNQCIAEPEVSVSPTDNSSDSDVTSEDLLGLQLSNSIVCTNSTTNTSTADTLNLAVSNMSANQDLATSNAPTRHNLLEGDLGSVFRAGGYIACPDVADDLEPLDKRQTNPEPVQPVRPVRPPRPSLKAKEKVQSQTQGIDLK; this is translated from the exons ATGGAGGAGCCTGCAGTGCAGCAGGAAAAAATAGAGGGATCATGGGAAGGAGGACATGATGGAGGAAAGGCTGACTGGAAGAGTGagtgctccctctcctccctccttaaACACTCCTGTCTTCTCTGCTGGTCGTCTCCCAGGGACATGGACGTCGAGGAAACAGATGAGAGAGTCCTCGCCAAGGCAACCGAGATCAGA GAGCTGGAGAATGCAGTGGCAGTGGAGAACTTGGAGCTTCAGGAGCAGCAGTCGGACCgcaaggagctggaggagactCTGGTGAAATtagaaagacacaaagagaaactggTGCAGCAAATAAAGGCAACCAGACAGCTCTGCTATGAAGAGAGTCAACAG ATCCTGTCTCTGCAGGCTGAGGAGGTGCAGAAGGAGAGCCAAGTAGAGGAGTATGAGAGGGAACTTGCCAGAGCCAGATGGAGGTTGAGGAGgctcagagaggaggtgaaacaGGCAAAGCAGAAGGTGGAAGAGGCTGGAGAAAGGAACACTCCTCTGCAAGACTCCATCAGACAGTCCTATGAAGAGATTCTGCAG GAAGAGCACACTCTGTGTTCTCTGTCAGGAGGTGCAGTCACTCCAGAAAGCCAGCTGGAGGAGTCAGCATCTCCTGCAGACACCACTGAAGATGATCCACTTCCTATGAGGCCATGGGGAAGGAGCCAATCACTGCCTGCCTATGCTGACCTGATAATG AGGGCCAGTGGCTCGTCTTTTTGCAATAATCTAGCAGATACCAGGGAAGAAGCAGATGACAGCGGCTCCAGTTCTCCAAAG ATGGACCGATCTGACATAGAGGATGACCCCGAGGAGGGGGAGATCAACAATGAAAggagaacagaaagagagaaagaagagtgCACTATCAACCCAAACCCTCTCAGCCAACTGGACTTTTACCAAGCCGACCCCTTTGCCCACTGTCAGAGTGACC ATGACCTTTTCAATGAAGACCTGTTCCCTAAAACTGACTCATCTG ATGGATTTGCTTCAGACCCTTTCAAAGGCAGCAACCCCTTTGCAGCAGATAATTTTTTCCCAGAGACAAACATTGGCAATGATGAGGGGACAGGAAATGTTGGTGATGAGGTGGACACCAGTCTGTCCTGTGCTGAAAACAAAGCTTCAACAGGAACTCAGTGCTTTGAATCTGAATTCCCTGATGAAGACAGTGACATAGAGATTAGCTACAGCCGAGAGGATCTGGACGCCATTGCTGTTGATGATTGTCATGGATTTAAACCCATTCAGAGCTCATCAGAGGAGCTGGGACCAGAGCCCATCCAGGGCTGGAGGTCCCAGGGTCAGTATTCTGTGGAATCAGACCCTAATGGGTATGAGCTGGATCTTGGTGCTGTCTCCCCTCCCTCTGACATAGAAGAACACAGTCTGGGATCTTTAGCTGGAGAGGCTACCACTGAGACACCAGCAGGACTGGAACAAG GTCTGAGTTCTGATTCAGCTCAGATGGTCCCCGAACAAGTCTTGTTGAAACAAGATTGGACAGATGACCTAGAGCAATCTCTGTCCCATGATGTTCCACCCACTCAAGGAGCAGAATGGGTTAGGAACATCAAAGAGGAAACCCGAAACCCTGCAACGCCACAAAATTCTCTAGACTCCCAGAACCTCTATATCCAGCCCGACTCAGATCAGAACAGAGAATTGAGCTTTGACCTGAGCTATGAACCAACCAGTCAGTCTTCCTTTGACCCATACGGGTTTAAACTTAGTCCAGAACATTCTAGTCAAACCCTCTTAGACCCAGATGAAGCTGAACTGAGCCCAgaacccactgaaaatgatctgacctttgacccccagCCCTCCCCTTCTCAACAAGACCAACTGAACTTTGATCCCTATCGGTTTGACATCACTTCCTCGCAGATGGTACGGGATTCTGACCCTTATGGCTTTAAGCTCAGCCCTGAGGAAGAGAACCAAGAAGTGCTAGACCTCTGTGGCCACAATAACCAGGCAATGGACCTTTGCACCTATGACAACGACAAGCAAGTAGAACCCACTAACTACAGCAACCAAGAAGTACTGGAACCACGCACCCATGAAAACCAAGAAGTGCTTGAACATTGCAGCCACAATAATCAGGAGCTGTTGGATTTGTGTAACAATGGAAACCAAGAAGTGCTGGAACCTTCTAGCCTTGACATAATGGAGTTAGTCCACAACCAAAACCAGGAACTCCCTATTCTTTCTTATCATGACAACCAGGAGGTGGTGGAACCCTATTGCAGTATGAGCAATGAGGAACTACTTGAGCCTTGTAACTATGGTAACCAAGAAGTCCTGGAACCTTGTAGCTATGCCAATCAAGAATTGCTGGATTTCTCCCATTCTCAAAATCAGGAAGTACTGGATCTAGATAGCTATGGCAACCAAGAATTACTGGATTTTAGTAGCAAAGAAAATCAGGAAGTACTGGTTTCTGATCGCCACAATCAGGAATTCCTACAGTTCAGTAGCAGTGAAAATCAGGAATTGCTAGACGTAGGTAGCCATGACAACCAAGAGGTGCTCAACTTGTTGAGTAAGGAAGTTTTATCTGAAGCAAACAACAACCAGTGTATTGCGGAACCAGAGGTCAGTGTCAGTCCCACCGATAACAGCTCAGATAGCGATGTGACATCAGAGGACCTACTGGGACTGCAACTCAGTAACTCCATTGTCTGCACTAACAGCACTACAAACACCAGTACTGCTGACACTCTTAACTTGGCTGTGAGCAACATGTCTGCCAATCAGGATCTGGCCACATCCAATGCTCCCACTAGACACAACTTGTTAGAGGGTGATCTGGGTTCAGTGTTTAGGGCTGGAGGATACATCGCTTGTCCTGATGTAGCTGATGACCTGGAGCCCCTGGACAAAAGGCAAACAAATCCAGAGCCAGTGCAACCAGTCAGACCTGTTAGGCCTCCCCGGCCCTCACTCAAG gCCAAGGAGAAGGTTCAGTCCCAGACTCAAGGCATTGACTTGAAGTGA